The DNA sequence CACGGTCAATTCTCGTTTTGTTTTTCCGTAAGAGAAATTAGTTCTCATTTATTCATTTCAGTTATGACTTCAACAACCCGAAACCTCATTATCATCGCAGGAATATTCATCGCTCTCGTCGCTTGGAAATATTTCATATCCGATTCATCGAATGAAATCGCGAATGCTTCTGATTCCCGCAACAATAAACCTGCACAGCAAATCTCAGTTGAATTTGTCGTTGTTCAGCCGGAATCATTCAGTGAGCGGGTGCAAACGGTCGGAACAATTCTTTCAAACGAAGAAGTAGAAATACGGAGTGAAATATCGGGCAAAATTGAAAAGATATTGTTTACAGAAGGAACCAAAGTCAACAAAGGAGATGTCCTCATTAAAATCAATGACGATGAATTGCAGGCACGACTTCTTTCTGCACAATCCCGGTTGAAATTAGCCGAACAACAGCAAGAGCGTCAACATCAACTCTTTGAAAAGAACTTACTGAGTCAACAAGAGTTTGATGGGACCATTAACGAGTTAAACGTAGTCAAGGCAGAAGTTCAATTAGTCAAAGCGCAACTTGATAAAACCGAAATCTTTGCTCCGTTCGATGGCAATATCGGATTGAGATATGTGAGTGAAGGAAGTTATCTCTCTCCGACAACAATCATAACGACGTTGCAGGATTACAGTACGGTAAAAATTGATTTCACGTTCCCGGAAAAATATTCTTCGGAAATCAAGAATGGAGATAAAATATTTTTTACCGTTCAAGGAACAACGAAAAAGTTTTCCGGCTCCGTCTATGCAATCGCACCAAAGATTGACCCGGCAACGCGTACACTTCGCATTCGTGCCGCCAGCCCGAACAGCGATGGAGATTTAGTCCCCGGCGGATTTGCAAACGTGGAGGTTCAATTACAAGCGAAGGAGAGTTTAACTATTCCGTCGTATGCTGTGATTCCTGAGCTCAAACGCCACAAAGTGTTTGTGTGTGAAAATGGCAAAGCAATCGAGAGAGTAATCGAACTCGGAAACCGGGGCGATGAACGCGTGGAAGTAGTACAAGGATTACAAGCGGGGGATACCATCATCACCTCCGCGCTCTTACAACTACGTTCAGGGATGGATGTCCGTCCTCTCCAAAAGTAACTCGTATTGAAAAAGGAAACTGAACGTGAGTCTCTCCTCCATTTGCATTAAACGACCAGTAATGACAATCGTTTTGTCGGTTGTCATTCTTTTGTTTGGAATCATCGGCTTCACCTATCTCGGAGTGCGTGAGTATCCGAATGTTGACCCTGCCATCATCAATGTCAACACGAGTTATCCCGGTGCGAACGCGGACGTGATTGAATCGCAGATTACTGAACGGCTTGAAGATGCCATCAGTAGTGTGCCGGGAATTCGTTCCATCAATTCCACAAGCCGCGATGGAAGAAGTTCCATCACGATTGAATTCGAGTTAGAAGTAAATTTAGAAACTGCCGCAAACGATGTGCGAGATAAAGTCGCAGGCGCAGTCGGGAACCTTCCGCCGGATGCCGACCCGCCCGTCGTTGCAAAAGCTGATGCCGATGCTTCTCCGATAGTTATCATGAACATCAGCAGTGGAACGCGAAACTTGTTAGAACTGAGCAACATCGCTGACAGGATTTTCAAAGAACGATTACAGACTATTAATGGCGTCAGTGAGGTTCGTATCTTCGGAGAAAAGCGCTACGCAATGCGTCTTTGGATGAACCCTGCAAAACTTGCGGCGTACCAAATTACCGCACTCGATGTCCGAAGCGCGTTGAATGCAGAAAATCTTGAATTGCCTGCCGGACGCATCGAAGGAAACGATGTCGAACTGAGCGTACGAACGTTAAGCCGACTTCAAACAGTTGATGAGTTTAACAATCTCATTATTCGTGAACAGGACGGACAAATCATTCGTTTGCGAGATATTGGATTTGCTGAACTCGGTCCTGAAAACGAGCGAACTGTCTCAAAAGGATTGAACGGTCCTCGTGTTGCCATCGCTGTTGTTCCGCAACCCGGCTCAAATCATATCGCCATCGCCGATGAATTTTATCGCCGCATCGAACAAATCAAAAAAGAATTGCCGGAAGATATTGAACTCAACACAGCGTTCGATACAACCCGTTACATCCGTGCATCCATCGAAGAAGTGAAAGAAACAATCATTACTGCGTTCTCACTCGTCGTCCTTATTATCTTCCTCTTTCTTCGTGATTGGAGAACGACGCTCATCCCTGTCTTTGCCATTCCGATTTCTCTCATCGGAACATTCTTCATTATGTACTTGGTTGATTTCTCCATCAACGTATTGACGTTGCTTGGAATTGTACTTGCTATCGGGATGGTCGTGGACGACGCGATCGTTGTCCTCGAAAATATTTTCGCGAAGATTGAAGACGGAATGGAACCAATCGAAGCGGGCTTCAAAGGTTCGAAGGAAGTCTTCTTCGCCGTCA is a window from the Ignavibacteriota bacterium genome containing:
- a CDS encoding efflux RND transporter periplasmic adaptor subunit, with protein sequence MTSTTRNLIIIAGIFIALVAWKYFISDSSNEIANASDSRNNKPAQQISVEFVVVQPESFSERVQTVGTILSNEEVEIRSEISGKIEKILFTEGTKVNKGDVLIKINDDELQARLLSAQSRLKLAEQQQERQHQLFEKNLLSQQEFDGTINELNVVKAEVQLVKAQLDKTEIFAPFDGNIGLRYVSEGSYLSPTTIITTLQDYSTVKIDFTFPEKYSSEIKNGDKIFFTVQGTTKKFSGSVYAIAPKIDPATRTLRIRAASPNSDGDLVPGGFANVEVQLQAKESLTIPSYAVIPELKRHKVFVCENGKAIERVIELGNRGDERVEVVQGLQAGDTIITSALLQLRSGMDVRPLQK